The Helianthus annuus cultivar XRQ/B chromosome 16, HanXRQr2.0-SUNRISE, whole genome shotgun sequence genome includes a window with the following:
- the LOC110918393 gene encoding probable methyltransferase PMT19: MDSPHCTRSLSVTLFYLFILLSSNLLTLFISTSLYASCSLNPTGNLLVTTDHNTSPPPSDLPPEFIAFTSPKDLPFGMNSNFDSDKLYPPVGSLCNLFRDEIRQYMSYKVNGSCPDDELLAQKLLLKGCEPLPRRRCRPAAQVQYVEPYPTPECFWSTPSDSSVVWTAYTCKNYSCLINRKRNQKGFDDCKDCFDLGGREKTRWVESNNRGGIDFAIDDVLAVRKPGTIRIGLDIGGGVATFAVRMRERNITIITTSMNLNGPFNSFIASRGVVPMYISISQRLPFFDNTLDIVHSMHVLSNWIPTTLLHFLLYDVYRVLRPGGLFWLDHFFCAEDQLEDVYTPLIESIGFSKLKWVAGRKLDRGAELREVYLSALLEKPLNNSW, translated from the coding sequence ATGGATTCCCCTCATTGCACCCGTTCTCTATCAGTGACTTTGTTCTATCTTTTCATCCTTTTGTCATCAAATCTCTTAACATTATTCATCTCCACCTCTTTGTACGCATCTTGTTCATTAAACCCTACCGGAAACCTACTCGTTACTACTGATCATAACACAAGTCCACCACCATCAGACCTTCCACCTGAATTTATAGCCTTTACATCACCAAAAGACCTCCCTTTTGGAATGAACTCTAACTTTGACTCAGATAAGCTATACCCTCCAGTTGGGAGCTTATGTAACCTTTTTCGTGATGAAATTCGACAATACATGTCGTATAAGGTGAATGGATCCTGTCCAGATGATGAACTTTTAGCACAAAAACTGCTCCTCAAAGGGTGTGAGCCACTACCCCGTAGACGATGCCGCCCAGCTGCACAGGTGCAGTATGTTGAACCTTACCCTACTCCAGAATGCTTCTGGTCCACACCATCCGATTCATCGGTCGTCTGGACCGCGTATACTTGCAAGAATTACTCGTGCTTAATCAATCGCAAACGAAACCAAAAAGGGTTTGATGACTGTAAAGACTGTTTTGATCTTGGAGGTAGAGAGAAGACTAGGTGGGTTGAATCTAACAACCGAGGTGGTATTGACTTTGCGATCGATGATGTGTTGGCAGTCAGGAAACCAGGGACGATCAGGATAGGTCTAGATATCGGAGGGGGGGTGGCCACTTTTGCAGTAAGAATGAGAGAACGGAATATAACTATAATAACAACTTCCATGAATTTAAATGGTCCTTTCAATAGCTTTATAGCATCAAGAGGTGTTGTACCTATGTACATAAGCATTTCCCAAAGACTTCCTTTCTTTGATAACACTCTAGATATAGTCCACTCAATGCATGTTTTGAGTAACTGGATACCCACCACGTTGCTACATTTCTTGCTTTACGATGTATATCGGGTTCTTAGGCCGGGTGGGCTGTTTTGGCTTGATCATTTCTTCTGTGCAGAAGATCAACTTGAAGATGTTTACACCCCACTTATTGAAAGCATTGgattttctaaattaaagtgggtggCAGGGAGGAAATTGGACAGGGGGGCAGAGCTACGAGAGGTGTATCTATCAGCATTGCTTGAAAAGCCACTCAACAACTCTTGGTAG